The Candidatus Eisenbacteria bacterium genome contains the following window.
GTCGACCCCGATCTCCTGCATCGCTTCGGCCGAGGCTCTGTTCAGCCGGCGCATCGTCGCCGTCGCGATCGAGAGTCCCTCGGCGCTCAGACGGCCTCGCTTCAGCGCCGTCGCGAGGATCCCGGTGCCGATCGGCTTGGTGAGAAAGAGGATGTCTCCTGGCCTGGCGCCCCGGTTCGTCACCACCCGATCGGGATGGATCGTCCCGGTGACGGAGAGGCCGAAGAAGATCTCTGGGGACTTCACCGAGTGGCCCCCGACCAGGACGGCGCCCGCTTCATGCACGACTTCGTGCGCGCCCTCCAGGATGGACCTGAGGACGTCCCAGGGTTGCTCGCCCTGCGACCAGCCGACCAGGTTCATGGCGGTGCGTGGGACGCCGCCCATCGCGTAGACGTCCGAGAAGGCGTTCGCCGCCGCGATCGCGCCGAAGTCGCGCGGGTCATCGACGATCGGCGTGAAATAGTCGACCGTCTGGATGAGGGCGAGGTCAGGCGAGACGCGATAGACCCCCGCATCGTCGTGGGTCTCCATCCCCACGAGAAGATCCGGATGGGTGATCCGGGGCAATCCGGCGAGCACCTGCTCCAGGTCCCCTGGAGCGATCTTGGATGCTCAGCCGGCGCAGGCGGCCATCTCGGTCAGCCGCTTCATCCGTTCCTTGTCCACCGCTTCTCCTTCTCGGGGCGTCGCTTGTCGCGCCTGCGCGCTCCTCGACCGCAGTCGAGCCTGTCCACCCACCGTAGCAGGACCGGCCGCGGCGCTCAACGCGGGCCGGAGGCGCCCGCCAGGAACATCCCGTCCAGGCGTCTCAGGAGATCCTGGACCCTGAACTGGCGCGCGCGCGCGCCCAACGCATCCTCCACGACCCGCCGGGTCTCGGGCCCCGAGCCGGTGAGGTAGAAGAAGGCCGCCGCTCTGCAGAGTTGCGCCTCCGCGAGAGATCGGAGCGGCTCCCCCGGATCCTGAGCCGCGACGAAGTTCAGATCGTCCTTGGCCCGCTGGAGCCATCGGCCGTGGCTATGCGCATCGTAGTAGGGCTCGTAGCCGCCGTCCTCGGCCACCCGGAGGAGAACGGGGAACCGGCAGCAGCCCGGGCAATCGTTGCTGCCTCGGATCGCGAGAAGAGAGACGAAGCGGCACTCTTCCAGGTAGTCGGGCGCGACGCGGAGGATCGGCCGCGCCGGATCGCTGCCGGGAATCAGCTCGAGAAGCGTGACTCTTCCGAGCGACAATCCGCGGGAGAGCGCGGATGGGTCGATGATCTCCGGTCCGGATGCGCTCAGCTCGACGATCTCCAACCCGGCGCACGCGCTTGCCGGACAGCTGCAGAATCTGCGCAGCGCGATCTCGGGGATGCCGTCCCGATCCAGATCGAGCGAGCCGGTCGCGTCCAGGATCGAGAGGTTGCAGACGTTCGGCCAGCGGCCGAGGGGATCCTCGATCAGCTCGAGCGGCACGGCATCCAGTCGAGGATCCCGGGGGGAGAGGATGGAGATCTCCCGGTTCCCCGTCGGGATGATCACCGCGACGGTCGATGTGTCGTCGCCATCAAGCCGCCTGAACTCGACGCGAGGAAAGGTCACGTCCTGATCCGCCCTTCCGCCGATGATCATCCCGAGCCTGCGCGAGGAGATCCCGATCCG
Protein-coding sequences here:
- the selD gene encoding selenide, water dikinase SelD, yielding MKRLTEMAACAGUASKIAPGDLEQVLAGLPRITHPDLLVGMETHDDAGVYRVSPDLALIQTVDYFTPIVDDPRDFGAIAAANAFSDVYAMGGVPRTAMNLVGWSQGEQPWDVLRSILEGAHEVVHEAGAVLVGGHSVKSPEIFFGLSVTGTIHPDRVVTNRGARPGDILFLTKPIGTGILATALKRGRLSAEGLSIATATMRRLNRASAEAMQEIGVD